In one Juglans regia cultivar Chandler chromosome 11, Walnut 2.0, whole genome shotgun sequence genomic region, the following are encoded:
- the LOC109002921 gene encoding uncharacterized protein LOC109002921, whose product MLFSRWISDLDWRLVLLIIPPLFLLVFISLSPNTTNPLSSFDPLRSFLLGHTFEQPANVTFNSSQPPPLTTRVVLNGTESEEARWRRRKDELDRSRMAVCLVGGARRFELTGPSIVEKILEEYPNSDLFLHSPLDQNSYKFSLLKTVPRLASVRIFEPKPLPQTDSQLRVLTAANSPSGIQGLLQYFNLVEGCLTMISEYQERKNFTYDWIVRTRVDGYWNAPLHPRNFVSGKYLVPPGSTYGGLNDRLGIGDLNTSTVALSRLSLIPKLESAGFTQLNSETAFRAQLTTQGVPYLTYRLPFCVVTDRKYSFPPSHYGVPVAALSSSGPLSGAKCRPCTPVCRDKCVAEVMPSLYRWWSWTDWGNGTLELCDAHGEWEKGWQRIFDQVAGKKLASARKRIRNLKVRECIDGFNEMKRMRTGTWEAPPAEEICRLGLAAPNN is encoded by the exons ATGCTATTTTCTCGATGGATTTCGGATCTCGATTGGCGTCTTGTTTTGCTGATCATCCCTCCCCTCTTTCTCCTCgtgtttatctctctctctcccaacaCCACCAACCCCCTTTCCTCTTTCGATCCTCTTCGGTCTTTTCTTCTCGGTCATACATTCGAGCAGCCAGCAAACGTCACTTTCAATTCGTCGCAGCCGCCGCCTCTGACTACTCGGGTGGTGCTGAACGGGACCGAGTCCGAGGAGGCTCGGTGGAGAAGGAGGAAGGATGAATTGGATCGGTCGAGAATGGCGGTGTGTTTGGTTGGAGGGGCCAGGAGGTTCGAGCTCACGGGACCATCTATAGTGGAGAAGATTCTGGAGGAGTATCCGAATTCGGATCTTTTTCTGCACAGCCCGTTGGATCAGAACTCGTACAAGTTCTCACTGCTGAAGACCGTGCCAAGACTCGCCTCCGTCCGAATCTTCGAGCCCAAACCCCTGCCGCAGACTGATTCGCAGCTCCGAGTCCTCACGGCGGCGAACTCGCCAAGCGGCATCCAG GGTCTCTTGCAATACTTCAACCTAGTCGAGGGCTGCCTCACCATGATCAGTGAGTACCAAGAGCGGAAAAACTTCACATACGATTGGATCGTCCGAACACGAGTTGACGGCTACTGGAACGCCCCGCTCCACCCCAGAAACTTCGTGTCTGGCAAGTACTTGGTCCCTCCCGGGTCCACCTACGGTGGGCTCAACGACCGGCTTGGAATTGGCGACCTCAACACCTCCACCGTCGCTCTCTCCCGCCTTTCCCTCATCCCCAAGCTCGAATCTGCTGGGTTCACCCAGCTAAACTCGGAGACCGCGTTCAGGGCGCAGCTTACCACCCAGGGGGTCCCTTACCTTACCTATCGCCTCCCCTTCTGCGTCGTAACCGACCGGAAATACTCTTTCCCCCCCAGCCATTACGGCGTTCCCGTTGCCGCGTTGTCGAGCTCGGGGCCGCTGAGCGGGGCTAAATGTAGGCCGTGCACGCCGGTGTGCCGAGATAAGTGCGTGGCTGAGGTGATGCCGTCTCTCTATCGATGGTGGAGCTGGACCGATTGGGGCAACGGGACGCTTGAGCTATGCGATGCTCACGGGGAATGGGAGAAAGGGTGGCAAAGAATATTTGACCAAGTCGCTGGGAAGAAACTCGCCTCGGCCAGAAAGCGAATACGGAATTTGAAGGTTAGGGAATGTATTGACGGTTTCAACGAAATGAAGAGGATGAGAACCGGGACATGGGAGGCTCCGCCGGCGGAGGAGATTTGTAGACTGGGGCTGGCGGCGCCCAACAActga